The following coding sequences lie in one Zingiber officinale cultivar Zhangliang chromosome 2B, Zo_v1.1, whole genome shotgun sequence genomic window:
- the LOC122048471 gene encoding uncharacterized protein LOC122048471 — translation MAWFFSDSRGPHWKRGWQEQTLCSLSLPPLHLILVFAIVVLFLCMSWYHDYKTQMIRTEIGLRFFTFLLPVALLVVAPFFLRQMFVFPGRRREQESPAAQGAGASPVKVLALVLVLLLMISYQSSFSWFKPIWRME, via the coding sequence ATGGCCTGGTTCTTCAGTGACAGTCGAGGACCTCATTGGAAGCGAGGATGGCAAGAGCAGACGCTCTGCTCCCTCTCCCTCCCTCCTCTGCATCTCATCCTCGTCTTTGCCATCGTCGTCCTCTTCCTGTGCATGTCGTGGTACCATGACTACAAGACCCAAATGATCCGCACCGAGATCGGTCTAAGGTTCTTCACGTTCCTTCTCCCCGTCGCGCTCCTCGTCGTCGCTCCCTTCTTCCTCAGGCAAATGTTCGTGTTCCCGGGAAGACGACGCGAGCAGGAGTCGCCGGCAGCACAGGGGGCAGGAGCCTCACCCGTGAAGGTCTTGGCCTTGGTGTTGGTGCTCTTGTTGATGATCTCTTATCAGTCCTCCTTCAGTTGGTTTAAGCCAATCTGGCGTATGGAGTAG
- the LOC122046439 gene encoding photosystem I reaction center subunit II, chloroplastic-like encodes MAMSAQASLFAALPCSKPAVVPRGLLAWKPIPSLPAPGARRGLQRASAVEEKAEAPVGFTPPQLDPNTPSPIFSGSTGGLLRKAQVEEFYVITWDSPKEQVFEMVTGGAAIMREGPNLLKLARKEQCLAMGTRLRSKYKINYQFYRVFPNGEVQYLHPKDGVYPEKVNPGRQGVGVNYRSIGKNINPIEVKFTGKQVYDL; translated from the coding sequence ATGGCCATGTCCGCCCAAGCTTCCCTCTTCGCCGCTCTCCCATGCTCGAAGCCCGCCGTCGTCCCTCGCGGCCTCCTCGCGTGGAAGCCGATTCCGTCGCTGCCGGCCCCCGGGGCGAGGCGGGGCCTGCAGAGGGCGTCGGCCGTCGAGGAGAAAGCGGAGGCCCCGGTGGGGTTCACCCCGCCGCAGCTGGACCCCAACACGCCGTCCCCCATCTTCAGCGGCAGCACCGGTGGGCTGCTCCGCAAGGCGCAGGTGGAGGAGTTCTACGTCATCACCTGGGACTCGCCCAAGGAGCAGGTGTTCGAGATGGTGACGGGCGGCGCGGCGATCATGCGGGAGGGCCCGAACCTACTGAAGCTGGCAAGGAAGGAGCAGTGCCTGGCGATGGGTACCAGGCTGCGGTCCAAGTACAAGATCAACTACCAGTTCTACCGGGTGTTCCCCAACGGCGAAGTGCAGTACCTGCACCCCAAGGACGGCGTCTACCCGGAGAAGGTCAACCCTGGACGGCAGGGAGTCGGCGTGAACTATAGATCCATCGGCAAGAACATCAACCCCATCGAGGTCAAGTTCACCGGCAAGCAAGTCTATGACctttaa